Proteins from a single region of Flavobacterium sp. YJ01:
- a CDS encoding T9SS type A sorting domain-containing protein, with protein MLKNYLKLSVMATMICLITPKTKIFAQNPIVKIDFDQSGRPKAEVNDPDYSTWVVASGNTSTYTENGVTFTVTRVGNNGDALGTNWYKAGIQAPYYARLVSDGLTVKGTTANLGAQIELKISGLTTGEHTFLAFFNAVDSPSGNNFSPIDISINGNLVVDNLIPTARALKTADAKSVYLKFQATTGTDVVILMAAETSGTENVKNIMFNGFELNTPNIFYQATNPNPKQNDEHVELTSGGKLLQWTAAANAVSHNIYFGTDQAAVNAATTSSPEYKGNQALANNTYQVNGLYTGATYFWRIDEVLANGIEKGNVWRFRPAQLAFPDAEGYGRFARGGRGGKVVMVTNLDDSGPGSFREAVTNDIGPRTIVFNTSGIIQLQSRLVLSQPYVTVAGQTAPGKGICIRSAPFGVTGNDAIVQNLRVRIGAGPTFDGMGLTGADNSIIDHCSISWTIDESFSSRSGKNITLQKTLISEALNAANHQNYPAGTEHGYAATIGGDIGSFHHNLLAHCYGRNWSLGGGLDGSGAYAGRMDITNNVVYNWGGRTTDGGTKEVNFVNNYYKPGAGSKIFVAFNQQNEGVGTGMQQCYFSGNVMPGYFDESNQTAGRKASGNTVSYENFVNTPFFPSYVTTQSAKNAYKIVLSDVGCTQPIFDDHDQRIINETLNGTTSSVGSVTKKPGFPDNEADVGGFEVYPIVNRATNWDSDLDGLPNWWETIIGTNLNSAIGDFSDSNADTDQDGYTNLDKYLQWMSLPHYESPDGKKIDINIQKLSQGFTSGVSYSISNVVNGGAVLNTNVVAFTPASNGLCSFEFTVTDSEGGTMKRKVNIVSGQNINLATAEISKEIKNNSFSVWPVPSNGAFSVFIDNEETEVSDLEIYDISGKKLLRQKIRGNTAETIQLHSKGVFLIKVTDPQTKKTQYSKKIIVQ; from the coding sequence ATGCTGAAAAACTACTTAAAACTCTCCGTAATGGCGACTATGATTTGTCTCATTACGCCGAAAACAAAGATTTTTGCCCAAAATCCGATTGTAAAAATTGACTTTGACCAGTCTGGAAGACCTAAAGCAGAAGTTAACGATCCTGATTATAGCACTTGGGTTGTAGCTTCTGGAAATACAAGCACTTACACAGAAAACGGAGTAACTTTTACCGTTACTCGTGTAGGAAATAATGGAGACGCCTTAGGGACTAATTGGTACAAAGCTGGTATTCAAGCTCCATATTACGCAAGATTAGTAAGCGATGGACTTACTGTAAAAGGAACAACTGCCAATTTAGGAGCTCAAATTGAACTTAAAATTAGCGGATTAACAACTGGAGAACATACATTTTTAGCATTTTTTAATGCTGTAGATAGTCCGTCGGGAAATAATTTTAGTCCGATTGATATTTCAATAAATGGAAATTTGGTTGTAGATAATTTGATTCCAACTGCTAGAGCGCTTAAAACTGCCGACGCAAAATCTGTTTATCTAAAATTTCAAGCCACAACGGGAACCGATGTCGTAATATTAATGGCGGCGGAAACTTCAGGTACAGAAAACGTTAAAAATATCATGTTCAATGGATTTGAATTAAATACGCCAAACATTTTCTATCAAGCAACAAATCCGAATCCGAAACAAAATGACGAACATGTTGAATTAACATCGGGAGGTAAATTATTGCAATGGACAGCCGCTGCCAATGCTGTTTCGCATAATATTTACTTTGGAACAGATCAAGCTGCGGTAAATGCTGCCACAACTTCTTCTCCTGAATATAAAGGCAATCAAGCTCTTGCTAATAACACTTATCAAGTAAACGGGTTATATACCGGAGCAACTTATTTTTGGCGTATCGATGAAGTTTTAGCAAATGGAATTGAAAAAGGAAATGTATGGCGTTTTCGTCCTGCACAACTTGCATTTCCAGACGCTGAAGGTTACGGTCGTTTTGCCAGAGGCGGACGCGGCGGAAAAGTTGTTATGGTAACCAATTTAGATGACAGTGGTCCAGGAAGTTTCCGCGAAGCCGTTACAAATGATATTGGACCAAGAACAATTGTTTTCAATACTTCTGGAATTATTCAATTACAATCTCGCCTTGTTTTAAGTCAGCCATATGTAACAGTTGCTGGTCAAACTGCTCCTGGAAAGGGAATCTGCATTCGTTCTGCTCCTTTTGGCGTTACAGGAAATGATGCCATTGTTCAGAATCTAAGAGTTAGAATTGGAGCTGGTCCTACTTTCGACGGAATGGGATTAACAGGTGCCGACAACAGTATCATTGATCATTGCTCTATAAGCTGGACAATTGACGAATCTTTCAGTTCTAGATCTGGAAAAAACATCACCTTACAAAAAACACTTATTTCTGAGGCATTAAATGCTGCAAATCACCAAAATTATCCAGCTGGAACCGAACACGGTTATGCGGCAACAATTGGAGGCGATATTGGAAGTTTTCACCACAATTTATTAGCGCACTGTTACGGAAGAAACTGGAGTCTTGGAGGAGGATTAGACGGAAGCGGTGCTTATGCAGGAAGAATGGATATTACTAATAATGTGGTTTACAACTGGGGAGGCAGAACAACAGACGGCGGAACTAAAGAAGTAAATTTTGTAAATAATTATTACAAACCTGGTGCTGGATCTAAAATTTTCGTGGCATTTAATCAGCAAAATGAAGGCGTTGGAACAGGGATGCAACAATGCTACTTTAGTGGAAATGTAATGCCCGGCTATTTTGACGAGAGCAATCAAACTGCAGGAAGAAAAGCTTCAGGAAATACTGTTTCTTATGAGAACTTTGTAAACACACCCTTTTTTCCTTCATACGTAACTACGCAATCTGCTAAAAATGCCTACAAAATTGTGCTTTCAGATGTTGGATGTACACAACCAATATTTGATGATCATGATCAAAGAATTATAAATGAAACCCTAAACGGAACTACTTCTTCTGTCGGAAGTGTAACTAAAAAACCTGGATTTCCAGACAACGAAGCTGATGTTGGCGGTTTTGAAGTGTACCCAATTGTAAATAGAGCCACAAATTGGGATAGCGATCTAGATGGATTGCCAAATTGGTGGGAAACTATAATTGGTACAAATTTAAACTCTGCAATTGGCGATTTTTCAGATTCAAATGCTGATACAGACCAAGATGGTTACACGAACTTAGACAAATATTTACAATGGATGTCTTTGCCTCATTACGAATCGCCTGACGGAAAAAAAATAGATATTAATATCCAGAAATTATCACAAGGATTTACTAGCGGAGTTTCTTATTCTATTTCTAATGTAGTAAACGGAGGCGCTGTACTAAACACAAATGTTGTCGCTTTTACACCAGCATCAAATGGATTATGTTCTTTTGAATTTACAGTAACTGATTCTGAAGGCGGTACAATGAAAAGAAAAGTCAACATCGTAAGCGGGCAAAATATCAACTTAGCAACAGCAGAAATTAGCAAAGAAATTAAAAACAATTCTTTTAGCGTTTGGCCTGTTCCAAGCAACGGTGCATTTTCTGTATTTATTGATAATGAAGAAACTGAAGTTTCAGATCTTGAAATATATGATATCTCTGGAAAAAAATTATTGAGACAAAAAATTAGAGGAAATACCGCAGAAACAATTCAATTACATTCTAAAGGAGTTTTCCTGATTAAAGTAACTGATCCACAGACTAAGAAAACACAGTATAGTAAAAAAATAATTGTGCAATAA